The Fragaria vesca subsp. vesca linkage group LG2, FraVesHawaii_1.0, whole genome shotgun sequence genome includes a window with the following:
- the LOC101315204 gene encoding protein FAR1-RELATED SEQUENCE 6-like, whose translation MVYASYMIDEWEEAWGDIVAKHGLKEDPWITALYEKRDRWAEAFFRGNFCAGMCSTQRCEGINGKIKTRVSRHTRLGEFLPRFHSGVCFLRNRYLLDDYKSKNHKSKFDSHLKSIEEDAFNTFTDDIFVVIKGQIMLENRFSVRSCVQFGGSGDLMFYLSQYERPNRSWTVLYSSVDGKYSCSCLQFELDGVPCAHLFCVLKYRNVSVYPKSLIEDRWTKGGGRLKMVPTAAKCVDEKSGRILRYTALMCEAKKACHNLSQSTEGFDTGIVQLSGLTETSTKYREAKRPSVVEPVVHPVPDNVLKDPVIARTKGMHGNSVPAANAGNVNGGEGNRCRECGVPGHNKRRCPLVKYTNKGPGKCQKSGKKSKTAVSGKSAKPLRSDRSSKPSKSGETGTSENVGEHGYEENVPATSEFEGNESNQSKNANTTQRSPSDVVHTDTFVGDECHENVNMADVNSQVGKSCQINE comes from the coding sequence ATGGTATATGCTTCGTATATGATTGATGAATGGGAGGAAGCGTGGGGCGACATTGTTGCCAAACACGGGTTGAAGGAAGATCCTTGGATTACAGCTTTGTATGAGAAGCGTGATAGGTGGGCAGAGGCATTTTTTAGGGGGAACTTTTGTGCGGGGATGTGCAGCACTCAGAGATGCGAGGGGATTAATGGTAAGATTAAGACTCGGGTTTCAAGACACACTCGGTTGGGTGAATTTCTGCCCAGATTTCATTCCGGTGTTTGTTTTTTGAGAAACCGTTATTTGTTGGACGATTACAAGTCAAAAAACCACAAGAGTAAATTTGACTCTCACCTTAAGTCGATTGAGGAAGATGCATTCAATACCTTCACGGATGATATATTTGTTGTTATAAAGGGTCAAATAATGTTGGAGAACCGTTTCAGTGTTAGAAGTTGTGTTCAGTTTGGTGGGTCAGGAGACTTGATGTTTTACTTGTCCCAATATGAGAGACCTAATCGTAGTTGGACGGTGTTGTACAGTTCCGTAGATGGGAAATATTCATGTTCGTGTTTGCAATTTGAGTTGGATGGGGTGCCATGTGCTCACCTTTTCTGCGTACTCAAATACAGGAATGTGAGTGTATACCCAAAATCATTGATTGAAGACAGGTGGACTAAAGGCGGTGGCAGATTGAAAATGGTTCCAACCGCAGCTAAGTGTGTTGATGAGAAGTCAGGCAGAATATTGAGGTACACAGCCCTAATGTGTGAAGCAAAGAAGGCTTGTCATAATCTGTCTCAATCAACCGAAGGCTTTGATACAGGCATTGTTCAATTGTCCGGGCTTACAGAGACATCTACGAAATACCGGGAGGCTAAAAGACCAAGTGTGGTAGAACCTGTGGTACACCCGGTGCCTGACAATGTCTTAAAAGACCCTGTGATTGCCAGAACGAAGGGTATGCACGGAAACAGTGTGCCTGCAGCGAATGCAGGAAACGTGAACGGTGGAGAAGGTAACAGGTGCAGAGAATGTGGTGTGCCAGGTCACAACAAACGCAGATGTCCGTTGGTAAAATATACCAATAAGGGGCCTGGTAAATGTCAGAAATCCGGTAAGAAATCAAAGACTGCCGTATCTGGAAAGTCGGCTAAACCCCTCCGATCCGACAGATCTAGTAAGCCTTCGAAATCTGGTGAGACCGGGACGTCTGAGAATGTGGGAGAGCATGGTTATGAAGAGAACGTACCAGCAACATCTGAATTTGAGGGGAATGAGTCAAACCAAAGCAAGAATGCAAACACCACGCAGCGGTCACCCTCTGATGTCGTTCACACTGACACATTTGTAGGAGATGAATGTCATGAGAATGTAAACATGGCTGATGTGAACTCCCAGGTTGGTAAGAGCTGTCAAATTAATGAATAG
- the LOC101314912 gene encoding protein FAR1-RELATED SEQUENCE 5-like — protein MDETDESGLRFSNEKYHDIVISAEDEDCLIEDAWKDTLEIMEDPVILIEEQEVGRDNSDEHGNSKSVGVDDITDETIFSSEWYAALKGKNMKLLRFEDVKDISFSSLAEADKFYAYYAFVVGFSRRCFKHDKAVINDVECVRRRAWCCSKQGYEDSAAKKKRKKVYETDKLVTEEAANEKEEECEDATALNKKKKKKMKTALRGIKYSRIGCEAVFQVRLNRRTMEYEVVSFVPDHNHEVAEPYERQFLRSCREVTMDDVRVVLSLQMAQVPTSVAYEFMALQAGGPEFVGFMLKDLYNKLDEVKKNNVKRGDAESAIDWLRMKGREEGHFFGRFTPDWEGRLANLFWRDSESLLDYNAFGDVVIIDSTYKTNIYSCLVILFIGLYNHRRTVLFASAIVTDEKEATFSCVIEKFLQSMNNKHPITVLTDGDEVMRTVLKKLMPTT, from the coding sequence ATGGACGAGACAGACGAATCAGGTCTCCGATTCAGCAACGAAAAGTACCACGATATTGTCATTTCAGCCGAGGATGAGGATTGTTTGATTGAAGATGCATGGAAGGATACCTTAGAAATTATGGAAGATCCGGTGATTTTGATCGAGGAACAAGAAGTTGGAAGGGATAACAGCGATGAACATGGAAATTCAAAATCTGTTGGAGTAGATGATATTACAGATGAAACAATATTTAGCTCTGAATGGTATGCTGCTTTGAAGGGAAAAAATATGAAGTTGCTTAGATTTGAAGACGTGAAGGACATAAGTTTTAGCAGTTTGGCTGAAGCGGACAAGTTTTATGCCTATTATGCATTTGTTGTTGGGTTTAGTAGGAGGTGTTTTAAGCATGACAAGGCAGTAATCAATGACGTCGAATGTGTGAGGAGGAGGGCATGGTGTTGTTCAAAACAGGGTTATGAAGATAGTGCAGCCAAGAAAAAGCGAAAGAAAGTTTACGAGACGGACAAATTGGTTACTGAAGAAGCCGCCAATGAAAAAGAAGAAGAGTGTGAGGACGCAACCGCATTGAATAAGAAGAAGAAGAAGAAGATGAAGACTGCTCTGAGGGGAATTAAGTATTCAAGAATAGGTTGTGAGGCTGTTTTTCAGGTGAGATTAAACAGGCGCACGATGGAGTACGAAGTTGTGAGTTTTGTGCCAGACCACAATCACGAAGTTGCCGAACCGTATGAGAGACAGTTTCTACGATCTTGCAGGGAGGTGACTATGGATGACGTCCGTGTTGTGCTATCTCTTCAAATGGCACAGGTGCCTACTAGTGTTGCGTATGAATTTATGGCACTTCAAGCAGGGGGTCCTGAGTTTGTTGGATTCATGTTGAAAGATTTGTACAACAAATTAGATGAAGTGAAAAAAAATAATGTGAAAAGGGGCGATGCAGAGTCTGCCATCGATTGGCTCAGAATGAAAGGACGTGAAGAAGGTCATTTTTTTGGTAGATTTACCCCCGATTGGGAAGGGAGGCTTGCTAATTTGTTTTGGAGGGATAGTGAGTCCCTTCTTGACTACAATGCCTTCGGTGATGTTGTCATAATAGATAGTACGTACAAGACCAACATATATAGTTGTCTCGTCATTTTATTTATAGGTTTGTACAACCATAGAAGGACTGTGTTGTTTGCATCTGCTATTGTTACTGATGAGAAGGAGGCAACATTTAGTTGCGTCATTGAGAAATTCCTTCAGAGCATGAATAACAAACATCCAATTACTGTTCTAACGGATGGGGATGAAGTTATGCGTACTGTGTTGAAAAAATTGATGCCTACGACATGA